From Methylovorus glucosotrophus:
CTGGTGGGGTCCAGCCCGGCTTTCAGCATCATGGCATCAAACTGCACGGCACTGAGGTCATGTTTCATCATGACCGATTTGCCCATGAGGTCGGCCAGGCGGTGAATATTGCTGTCTTCACGGCTGATGATGATAAACGGCGAATGCTGGAAGATGGCGGCCATGGCGACCACGGGCTTGCCATGCATGTGGGCCATTAGCACATCGGCATCGCTGATGCCGTATTGCACGGAGCCGTTCAGTACGGCATCAAGGGCTGGTTTGCCGGGGCCGCCTTCGATGATATTCACATCCAGCCCGGCGTCTTTGTAAAACCCCTTGGCCTGGGCGGCGTAATAGCCTGCGAACTGGAACTGATGATGCCATTTGAGCTGCAGGTTGACTTTGGAGGCCTCTGCAAAGGCAGGCGGCGTAAAAAGGCAGATTAGCACTACCAGTTTTGTGCACCAGAAGAGCCTTGTAGTTATATCCAACGCTGACGTTCGGAATTTCATTGGCGCGGCAAAACCCATCGATTTGTCATGATTACTCTGGACGCGAACAGGGCAACTAAGCCAGACCGATATTCGCGCATACTAATCGCGAATATATAGAATTAATGCGAAGAATTAAAGTGTTTTCATTGGCTTGTTTAAGGTTTTACATCTAAAAGCTTAGATTTCTTATTCGTACTTCTTTGGTAGTACGCCTTCAAGAGAATTTTGGTCCCCAGGTGATTTGGCTATCGTGATGCCAAGTTCAACACCGCATCAAATTTAAAAGGGGACATCCACATGGCAAGAAATTCCATCCTGAATGAACGGCATCGCGCACTCGGCTCCAAGCTCGATGGCGACACCTGGAACGACATGCCGATTCCGTGGAGCTATAACACCAGCGTGCATGACGAAGTGGTGGCGGTGCGCAGCAAGGCAGGTTTGTATGATGTATCGGCACTGAATATCGTCAAGGTCAGCGGTCCGGATGCCGAAGCCGTGATCGACCAGCTGGTGGCCCGCGATATCACCAAACTGGAGCCCGGCTGTTCCTTGCTGGCCGCCGAGGTCGATGAAACTGGCGCCTTGTGCGATGACATCATGGTCATCCGCGATTCCGCTACGGATTTCCGTCTCTCGCATGGCAGTGGCAAAACGCCGGAACAACTGAAGCTGTTATCCGCAGGTAAAAACGTCAAGGTGGAGCCTGATCTGGATGTGCATATTCTCTCCCTGCAGGGCCCGTTGTCGCTGGACATCCTGGCACCGCATCTGAGCTTTGATCTGGCAGGGCTGCCTTACTTCCGCCATGTGCCAACCGTGCTGTTTGGCAAAAATATCGTGATTGCCCGCGGTGGCTACTCTGGGGAGCGTGGCTACGAGGTTTACTGTACCGCCGCCGATGCCGTTTTCCTGTGGGACAAGATTCTGGAAGTCGGCGCGCCTTTCGGTGCCATTCCCACCTCATGGAATTCGCTGGAGCTGACCCGTATTGAAGCTGCCCTGCTGTTCTTCCCGTTTGAAATGCCCGAAGGCGATACCACGCCATGGGAGGTCAATATGGGCTGGGGCGTGGACCTCGACAAGAAGGGCGATTACATCGGCAAGGCGGCCGTCCTCAAGCTCAAGGGCCGCGAGCGCGTGCGCCATGTTGGCCTCATCTGCCGCAGCGCATCGGCGATGGAAGCCGGCGCCAAGCTGTTCAAGGATGGCAAGGAAATCGGCGTCATCACCAGCGCCAGTTACAGCCGCTACCTCATGCTCTCGCTGGCGATGGCACATGTGAAGCCCGAGCTCTCGGCCATCGGCACTACGCTGGAAGTGCACAACAGCAGCGGCGTCAGCAAGGCCTATATCGCGCCTACGCCGTTTTACGACCCCTTGCGTTTGCGCACGCATCCCGAAGGCGTCTGAGTCAGCAGCTAACTCAGCAGGATCAGGTTCAGCAGTTTAAGAGGACATTCAAGATGGAACGCGGTTACTGGATACGCAGCAAGCCGGTCTACACGGCGCTGCTCTGGAACGATAAAGCCACGGCGCACGCCGTGCTGGCAGCGGGCGACGGCGGGCTGGCTGTGCTCAAGCTCTTTCAACAGGCTTTGCCTGAGCAGCCGATCACGGTGTTTTACAGCCCGGCGGGTGCCGACAAGGATTACCTGCCTGCCTTGCAGGCCGCAGTGGATGCGGATCTGCGGGTGTTTGAGACGACAGCCGAGCTGCTGGCTGCCTGGGCAGATTATCTTGCCACCGCCCGCATGGGCCTGCGCATTTACACCGCAGGCACTGAGAAATTCATGTGGGATGTGACGGATGCCGCCGCCGACTTCGGCATTCTCAATCAGGACGTCATGAAAGAGCTGACCGGCTCACTGGCGCGCTCGGTGTATTGCGTGCATTGCAAGTCGCTCACGCATGAGGTCACCAGCAACATCGCCACCTGCTCCGGCTGCGGCCGCAAGCTGTTTGTGCGCGACCACTTTTCGCGGCGCATGGGCGCCTATATGGGGCTGATGGTGGATGCCGAAAACCCCGGCGAAGTGCCCCAGATCGAGGAGATTTATCCATGAGTCAGTTACAGGTCAAAGTGGCGTCCATTCAGGACGTCAGCGCTGGCGTGCGTCACTTCACGCTGGTGGATGCCCATGGCGGCGAACTGCCAGCCTTTTCTGGCGGCAGCCATATTGTGGTCACCATGCCGGCGCCCGGCCGCACCTATCGCAATGCCTATTCGCTGCTGAGTTCGCCGGAAGACCGCGCGCATTACGAAATTGCCGTGCATCGCCAGCCACAGTCGCGTGGTGGCTCCATCTATATGCACGAAGAAGTGAAGGTCGGCAGCGTGCTCGACATCAGCTATCCGGTCAATCTGTTTGCCTTGTCGCGCGTAGCCAAGCATCACCTGCTGATAGCCGGGGGCATTGGCATCACGCCCTTCATGGCGCAGATTCATGATCTGGAGCGTCTGGGCGGCGATTACAGCCTGCACTATGGTTTTCGCTCGCGCGAGCATGCCGCGTTTGCCGATGCTCTCAAGGGGCGCGTCAGCCAGCGCGCGGTGTGCTATGACGAAAGCCTGGGCCAGCGCATGGATTTTGACGCCCTGTTGCGCGCCCAGCCGCTGGGTACCCATGTGTATGCCTGCGGCCCGCAAGGCATGGTCGAAGCGCTGGTGTCGACTGCCCGTGCACTCGGCTGGCCCGAGCACCACATTCATAGCGAACAGTTCCTCGCTCCGCCGGTGGGCGAGCCCTTCACGCTCAAACTCAGCAAGTCCGAGCTGGAAATTACCGTGCAGGGCGACATGAGCATGCTGGAGGCCCTGGAGGCCGCTGGTGTGGATGCACCTTCGCTATGCCGCGGTGGCGCCTGTGGCCGCTGCGAGCTGGAAGTGCTGGGCACCGACGGTGAACTGCAACATCACGATCACTACCTGAGCGACGCCGACAAGGCTAGCGGCCGCAAGATCATGCCCTGTGTGTCACGGGCCAAATGCGGTTATCTGGAACTCAACCTTTGAGGAATGCTCCCATGAGCCTCGCTTTCAAGCAGGAAACCTTTCGCGACGACTATACCTTCCGCAATTCGCCGGAAGCCATACGCCGTTTTCCCTTCCCGTTTCCCGAAGACCAGTATATGTATTCGGTCAACATCGAGCCGCACACGCCCGGCCCCAAGGGCGCGGTGACCGAATTCACGCTGGATGTGGACGAGCACTACGTGGCCGAGTGCCGCGACAAGGCGATTACCCTGGAGCAGGATCCCGGCCGCTGTGCCTCCCTGCCACACATGATGGATGCCGAGTGGGATTTTCTGGAATTCACCATGGAAAGCCTGGCGCGCGATTATCCCGAGCAATTCAGCCTGAGCAAAAACGGCAAGGCCTGGACCTGGGTCAATCGTCCGCTGGGGCTGGAACAATCCTTTGTATTTGGCGATGTCGCCACTCTGCCCATGGGCCCGTTTGAATACATGGGCCGCCAGGTGCAGGGCGACTTTGTGCTGCTGGATCAGCGTGAAGACACGCTGTTTGCCGATGCGGGCATTGTCACCAGCCAGGCGGACTGGTCGCTGGCATTCAATGTCGGCATGTCGTGGCATGAGTGGCATGGCCCGGTGCCGCAAGTCACCAAGCTGGGCGTGATGGACCGTGCGCTGAAATTCCTGATGAGCCTGCAGCAGGCCAATCCGGTACGCCGCCTCAACTGGACCATGACCATCAATCCGCGCCTGGATACTTCGCCGGAAAACTACCCGCTGTGGGGCGGCGACCGCAACAAGGTCACCGAACAGAATGCAGGCGAACTCGCACATTTGCGTGTGGAGCTGCAAACCCTGTTCCGCATGCCACGTAGCAATGCGATTGTCTTCAGCATCCGCTGTTACCTGATCAGCATGCAGGAAATGGCGACCTACCCACGCTGGGCCAAGCGCTTTCACCGTGTGCTGCGCGATCTTCACCCCGACCTGGTGGAGTACAAGGGCATCACCAAATACCAGCAGGCCGTGGTGGCCTGGCTTTCCAGATTCGACGACGGCGCCGATATCGGCACTGGCACCCAGCCTGAATAAGGCTTAAGCCATGGCACCGTGGTTACCGGGCAATTCCATTTGCATCTATCTTTATCATAAGGGGAACGTAATGAACCATGTAAAGCGTCTGAGTGTGGCCGGTCTTGTGGCCTGCAGTCTTTTCAACCTGCCGGCGTTTGCTGCGGATGAAGCCGCCGCCGAAGCCTCACCCCACACCCTGACCACCAATATCGGTTTCTTCGGTCAGTATGTGTTTCGTGGCATCACCTACACCAACGAGCGCCCTGCCGTGCAAGGCGGTTTTGACTATGCCCATTCCAGCGGTCTTTACCTGGGCGTATGGGGCACCAATGTCGACAAGAATGCGCTCTACGGCAATACGCTCGAAGTCGATATCTACGGCGGCTATCTGCACCAGTTCACGCCTGACCTCAGCCTGAATGTCGGTTTCCTGCAGTTCTACTATCCTGACAATGAAAAGATTGCAGGGCAGTCTGCCAACACCACCGAGCTGAACGGCGCGCTGGGCTACAAGTGGTTCACCCTCAAGTACTCGCGTGCCGTGACCGATTTCTTTGGCTACAACACCAAGTCCATCGGCGGCACGCTGGGCCATGGCGATACCAAGGGTACGGATTACATTGAGCTGAATTTCAACTACAAGCTGCCCGTGCAGGATATTAATCTGGTGGCGCACGCCGGTCATCAGCGCGTGGAAAACTACGGTGACCTGAGCTACAGCGATTACCTGATTGGCCTCAACAAGGACTTCTCAGTTGGCAAGAGTGAAGGCTGGAATGCCGGCTTCAACTACACCGGTACCAATGCCGATGGCGATCTGTGGGTAGATGCCAAAGGCCGTAAGACGGGTGATGATCACCTGGTGCTGTTTATCAAGCGCACGTTCTAATCTGTTTGGACTGAGATTGGATGGCTAGAAAGAGGGCGTTGCAAAACGCCCTCTTTTATTGGCCGCCGGGAATAGGCTGGGACTGGATCAGCTGCTGAATATCGGCAATCAGGCCTGTGGGTGCATCGTCATCGCTGATGTGGGCAATAAAGCCTTCCAGCGCCAGCAACTCGCCCGCACTGGAGTAGACGCCCTTGCCCTGTTCCCACACCCATTTGATGTGGCCTGCGCGGGTGATGATGCGATACACCAGCTGGAATTTATCCTGCATGGCGATTTTTTCCTGCACATGCTGCCAGGCTGTTTCGCGGTCTTCCGGGTGAATGATTTCCACATAGGAGAAGCTGAGGTTGTTGATCATCTCGTGCGCTTCGTAACCCGTGACTTCGGCGCAGCCATCGCTGACGAATTCAAAGCTCCAGTTTCTGTCGTTCTTGCAGCGATAGATCATGCAGGGCGCATTGTTGATCAGCATGCTGAGCGAGCGGCGGTTGGTGCGCAGGCTGGCTTCGGCCTGCTTGCTATGGCTGATGTCGGTGAGCGTGCCGACGACACTGGAACGCTCGCCCTTGACCGAGGAAGTGTTGCGCGCGCGCAGCTCTACCCAGTGCGAATCGCCGTTTTTGCTGATGACGCGCGCTTCCAGCAGGCAGCGGCTGCGCTTGCCCTGAATCAGCGAATGCAGTCGGGCTTCCACCAGCGGTTTGTCTTCGGGGTGGATAAAGCTCAGCAGCGGTTTTTGCAGGCAATCCTCCACGTTGAAATCGAGCAGGCCCTGCCATGAGGGATTGAGGAAAAGAATGTTCTGCGCAGTGTCGACCTGGAACACGACTTGCTCGATCTGGTTGACCAGCAGATGATAAGGAAACTGCTCGCGAAAGCTGGCGCCCGGGGTGTCATGTGCGGACACGGCTGAAAACTGCAGCAACAGCTGCTCGTTATCCGGTGCTTCGCTGATGGGCGAGGCCGAGATGTGTACCGGCAGTATCGAGCCATCAAGGCATAACAGGCGTAGCCGTTGCGTGGATTTTTTATCATGCTCGGGCGATGCCAGCAGGGCCGCCAGGGTCTGGTGATCGCCGGGGTGGATGACATTGGTCAGCGGCATGCCCAGAATCTGGTCCGAGATGCCCTGCATGCCCAGCTCGGCAAGAAAGGCATTGTTGGCAAAGATGACGGTGTAACCTTCAATCACGGCAGCCGGTGTGGCCAGCAATGAAGAGACATTGATGCCCCAGGCACGGCGGTCAAAGCCCGGGGTGGTATTGCGCAGGAGCGGGCGGTGGCGTAACAGCGGGTATACCGCCAGCATCAGGAGCGCCGAAAAGGCGGTGGTGGCAATGATCACCATGCCCGCCAGGTGCATTTTGAAGGGTGCGGTGCCCGCCCACCAGGTGTTGAACACGAAGAGAAAGATGATACTGAGGATCAGGGTGCTGAATACGTATATGCTCATGCTTGTGTCCTGTGATCTTTGGGGGTTAGGGGAGCCCTTGTCCTGATATGCGCTGGTTGAAAAATCTTTACCAGTTGGCCGGTATCAAGGCCTTGCTGCGTCATACGCTTTACCTGCGACTGGTGGTGCTGCTGTTTTGCGTGCTGCTGCTCATCATCATGATGCAGGTGGGCTCCCTTTTTCTGCTGGATTACATTCCCGGCAATCAGTCTGCCATGCGCCAGCTCTACGCGCAAAAATTCCATTGGCAGGCACTGCGGGCGGAGGTGACGGCGCGTCCGACAGGCAGCCGGCTGCCCGCGCATGGGCTGAATCCGGATGCCGGTGTCATTGAATTTTCGTGGTTCAGGCAGCAACTGGGCTCGCGCCTGCCACCCGTCATTTCGCGGCTGGAAGCCGACACCGCCAATCTCGTCGCCCACTACCCGCAACCGGAACATAGCGCG
This genomic window contains:
- a CDS encoding aminomethyltransferase family protein; amino-acid sequence: MARNSILNERHRALGSKLDGDTWNDMPIPWSYNTSVHDEVVAVRSKAGLYDVSALNIVKVSGPDAEAVIDQLVARDITKLEPGCSLLAAEVDETGALCDDIMVIRDSATDFRLSHGSGKTPEQLKLLSAGKNVKVEPDLDVHILSLQGPLSLDILAPHLSFDLAGLPYFRHVPTVLFGKNIVIARGGYSGERGYEVYCTAADAVFLWDKILEVGAPFGAIPTSWNSLELTRIEAALLFFPFEMPEGDTTPWEVNMGWGVDLDKKGDYIGKAAVLKLKGRERVRHVGLICRSASAMEAGAKLFKDGKEIGVITSASYSRYLMLSLAMAHVKPELSAIGTTLEVHNSSGVSKAYIAPTPFYDPLRLRTHPEGV
- a CDS encoding dimethylamine monooxygenase subunit DmmA family protein encodes the protein MERGYWIRSKPVYTALLWNDKATAHAVLAAGDGGLAVLKLFQQALPEQPITVFYSPAGADKDYLPALQAAVDADLRVFETTAELLAAWADYLATARMGLRIYTAGTEKFMWDVTDAAADFGILNQDVMKELTGSLARSVYCVHCKSLTHEVTSNIATCSGCGRKLFVRDHFSRRMGAYMGLMVDAENPGEVPQIEEIYP
- a CDS encoding PDR/VanB family oxidoreductase: MSQLQVKVASIQDVSAGVRHFTLVDAHGGELPAFSGGSHIVVTMPAPGRTYRNAYSLLSSPEDRAHYEIAVHRQPQSRGGSIYMHEEVKVGSVLDISYPVNLFALSRVAKHHLLIAGGIGITPFMAQIHDLERLGGDYSLHYGFRSREHAAFADALKGRVSQRAVCYDESLGQRMDFDALLRAQPLGTHVYACGPQGMVEALVSTARALGWPEHHIHSEQFLAPPVGEPFTLKLSKSELEITVQGDMSMLEALEAAGVDAPSLCRGGACGRCELEVLGTDGELQHHDHYLSDADKASGRKIMPCVSRAKCGYLELNL
- a CDS encoding heme-dependent oxidative N-demethylase family protein; this translates as MSLAFKQETFRDDYTFRNSPEAIRRFPFPFPEDQYMYSVNIEPHTPGPKGAVTEFTLDVDEHYVAECRDKAITLEQDPGRCASLPHMMDAEWDFLEFTMESLARDYPEQFSLSKNGKAWTWVNRPLGLEQSFVFGDVATLPMGPFEYMGRQVQGDFVLLDQREDTLFADAGIVTSQADWSLAFNVGMSWHEWHGPVPQVTKLGVMDRALKFLMSLQQANPVRRLNWTMTINPRLDTSPENYPLWGGDRNKVTEQNAGELAHLRVELQTLFRMPRSNAIVFSIRCYLISMQEMATYPRWAKRFHRVLRDLHPDLVEYKGITKYQQAVVAWLSRFDDGADIGTGTQPE
- a CDS encoding TorF family putative porin, whose product is MNHVKRLSVAGLVACSLFNLPAFAADEAAAEASPHTLTTNIGFFGQYVFRGITYTNERPAVQGGFDYAHSSGLYLGVWGTNVDKNALYGNTLEVDIYGGYLHQFTPDLSLNVGFLQFYYPDNEKIAGQSANTTELNGALGYKWFTLKYSRAVTDFFGYNTKSIGGTLGHGDTKGTDYIELNFNYKLPVQDINLVAHAGHQRVENYGDLSYSDYLIGLNKDFSVGKSEGWNAGFNYTGTNADGDLWVDAKGRKTGDDHLVLFIKRTF
- a CDS encoding PAS domain-containing protein, giving the protein MSIYVFSTLILSIIFLFVFNTWWAGTAPFKMHLAGMVIIATTAFSALLMLAVYPLLRHRPLLRNTTPGFDRRAWGINVSSLLATPAAVIEGYTVIFANNAFLAELGMQGISDQILGMPLTNVIHPGDHQTLAALLASPEHDKKSTQRLRLLCLDGSILPVHISASPISEAPDNEQLLLQFSAVSAHDTPGASFREQFPYHLLVNQIEQVVFQVDTAQNILFLNPSWQGLLDFNVEDCLQKPLLSFIHPEDKPLVEARLHSLIQGKRSRCLLEARVISKNGDSHWVELRARNTSSVKGERSSVVGTLTDISHSKQAEASLRTNRRSLSMLINNAPCMIYRCKNDRNWSFEFVSDGCAEVTGYEAHEMINNLSFSYVEIIHPEDRETAWQHVQEKIAMQDKFQLVYRIITRAGHIKWVWEQGKGVYSSAGELLALEGFIAHISDDDAPTGLIADIQQLIQSQPIPGGQ